In Leptospira perdikensis, the following are encoded in one genomic region:
- the eutC gene encoding ethanolamine ammonia-lyase subunit EutC, translating into MTFLDEWKQFSNARIGLTRFGGSISTKEVLRFRLDHARARDAVLLSPNFIQLQEDLGVLGKPKKIPTLFVETKVHSKEEYLLRPDLGKKLSSQSHELLQSLAGDCDLVIACVDGLSAKALDENLVPFLKILMSAIENKGLTLGPLVLVKGGRVAIGDEIGEILNTKVSIVVIGERPGLSSADSLGVYITYSPQVGKTDESRNCISNIRPTGFGFESAVAKTMYLIEESIRRKISGVELKDEMPPEFLLKSKDNSSLID; encoded by the coding sequence ATGACTTTTTTAGACGAATGGAAACAGTTTAGTAATGCAAGAATAGGACTTACACGATTTGGAGGATCAATATCCACCAAAGAAGTGTTAAGGTTTCGGTTGGACCATGCGAGAGCTAGAGATGCTGTCTTGCTCAGTCCCAATTTTATACAGCTACAAGAGGATTTGGGAGTTTTGGGTAAACCAAAAAAAATCCCAACTTTATTTGTAGAAACTAAAGTTCATTCAAAAGAAGAATATTTATTACGACCTGATTTAGGGAAAAAGTTGTCTTCGCAATCACATGAGCTTTTGCAATCGTTAGCTGGCGATTGTGATTTGGTGATTGCCTGTGTGGATGGGCTTTCGGCAAAGGCGCTGGATGAAAATTTGGTTCCCTTTTTAAAGATTTTGATGTCTGCCATTGAGAATAAAGGTTTAACTTTGGGACCTTTGGTATTGGTTAAAGGAGGACGGGTTGCCATCGGAGATGAAATCGGAGAGATTTTGAATACGAAAGTTTCGATTGTTGTGATTGGAGAGAGGCCTGGTTTGTCTTCGGCTGATAGTCTCGGTGTTTATATCACCTATAGCCCGCAAGTTGGTAAAACTGATGAAAGTCGAAATTGTATTTCTAATATTCGACCGACTGGTTTTGGTTTTGAAAGTGCTGTAGCAAAAACCATGTATCTCATAGAGGAATCCATTCGAAGGAAAATCTCTGGTGTTGAATTGAAGGATGAAATGCCTCCAGAGTTTTTGTTAAAATCGAAAGACAATTCATCCCTGATTGATTGA
- a CDS encoding cysteine-rich CWC family protein, translated as MQESLKHEEKICPNCSRIFECKVGSISLCQCTKVTLSLEERDYLALQFADCLCYQCMEKLAFEYRITKSYKSITWNF; from the coding sequence ATGCAAGAATCCCTAAAACACGAGGAGAAAATTTGTCCCAATTGTTCTCGGATATTTGAATGTAAAGTTGGTTCCATTAGTCTCTGTCAATGTACGAAAGTGACCCTTAGTTTGGAAGAGAGGGACTATTTAGCTTTACAATTTGCCGATTGTCTTTGTTACCAATGTATGGAAAAGTTGGCCTTCGAATATAGAATCACAAAATCATATAAGTCAATCACTTGGAATTTTTAA